The Mustela nigripes isolate SB6536 chromosome 4, MUSNIG.SB6536, whole genome shotgun sequence genome includes a window with the following:
- the TCAF1 gene encoding TRPM8 channel-associated factor 1 isoform X1 yields the protein MATPSAAFEALMNGVTSWDVPEDAIPCELLLIGEASFPVMVNDMGQVLIAASSYGRGRLVVVSHEDYLVEAQLTTFLLNAVGWLCSSPGAPIGVHPSLAPLAKILEGSGVEAKIEPEVKDSLGVYCIDAYNETMTEKLVKFMKRGGGLLIGGQAWDWANQGDDERVLFTFPGNLVTSVAGVYFTDNKGDTSFFKVSKKMPKIPVLVSCEDDLSEDREELLHGISELDISNSDCFPSQLLVHGALAFPLGLDSYHGCVIAAARYGRGRVVVTGHKVLFTVGKLGPFLLNAVRWLDAGRRGKIVVQTELRTLSGLLAVGGIDTSIEPHLTSDASVYCFEPVSDVGVKELQEFVAEGGGLFVGAQAWWWAFKNPGVSPLARFPGNLLLNPFGISITSQSLNPGPFRTPKAGIRTYHFRTTLAEFQVIMGRKRGNVEKGWLAKLGPDGAAFLQIPADEIPAYMSVHRLLRKLLSRYRLPVATRENPVINDCCRGAMLSLATGLAHSGSDLSLLVPEIEDMYSSPYLRPSESPITVEVNCNNPGTRYCWMSTGLYIPGRQIIEVSLPEAAASADLKIQIGCHTDDLTRASKLFRGPLVINRCCLDKPTKSITCLWGGLLYIIVPQSSKLGSVPITVKGAVHAPYYKLGETSQEEWKRRIQENPGPWGELATDNIILTVPTANLRTLENPEPLLRLWDEVMQAVARLGAEPFPLRLPQRIVADVQISVGWMHAGYPIMCHLESVQELINEKLIRTKGLWGPVHELGRNQQRQEWEFPPHTTEATCNLWCVYVHETVLGIPRGRANIALWPPVREKRVRIYLGKGPNVKNWNAWTALETYLQLQEAFGWEPFIRLFTEYRNQTNLPTDNVDKMNLWVKMFSHQVQKNLAPFFEAWAWPIQKEVATSLAYLPEWKENIMKLYLLTQMPH from the exons ATGGCGACTCCCTCTGCTGCCTTTGAGGCCCTTATGAATGGAGTGACAAGCTGGGATGTCCCTGAAGATGCCATCCCATGTGAATTGCTTCTAATTGGAGAGGCCTCCTTCCCAGTGATGGTGAATGACATGGGCCAGGTTCTCATTGCTGCCTCTTCCTATGGCCGAGGTCGCCTGGTGGTGGTGTCCCATGAGGACTACTTGGTAGAGGCCCAGCTCACTACCTTTCTCCTCAATGCAGTGGGTTGGCTCTGTTCTTCCCCTGGGGCTCCCATTGGTGTACACCCATCCCTGGCACCCCTGGCCAAAATCCTTGAGGGATCTGGGGTGGAGGCGAAGATTGAGCCAGAAGTGAAAGACTCCCTCGGGGTTTACTGCATTGATGCCTATAATGAAACCATGACGGAAAAGTTGGTCAAGTTTATGAAACGTGGAGGGGGCTTGCTCATTGGAGGCCAGGCCTGGGACTGGGCCAACCAGGGCGACGACGAAAGGGTGCTTTTCACATTCCCTGGCAACCTCGTGACCAGTGTGGCCGGCGTGTACTTCACCGACAACAAAGGGGACACAAGTTTCTTTAAAGTCTCCAAGAAGATGCCCAAGATCCCAGTCTTAGTTAG CTGTGAAGATGATCTCTCCGAGGACAGAGAGGAGCTCCTGCATGGGATTTCAGAGCTGGATATCAGCAACTCAGATTGCTTCCCCTCCCAGCTTCTTGTGCATGGGGCTCTAGCCTTTCCCCTGGGGTTAGATTCCTATCACGGCTGTGTCATAGCGGCTGCTCGCTATGGCCGGGGCCGGGTGGTTGTGACTGGCCACAAGGTATTATTCACCGTGGGAAAACTGGGCCCCTTTCTGCTCAATGCTGTTCGCTGGCTGGATGCAGGCCGCCGAGGCAAGATCGTGGTGCAGACGGAACTCAGGACACTGAGCGGCTTGCTCGCGGTCGGGGGCATAGACACCAGCATTGAGCCCCATCTGACCAGTGATGCAAGTGTCTATTGCTTTGAACCCGTGAGTGATGTGGGGGTCAAAGAGCTGCAGGAATTTGTAGCTGAGGGTGGGGGATTGTTTGTTGGAGCCCAGGCCTGGTGGTGGGCCTTCAAGAACCCTGGAGTGTCTCCTTTGGCTCGGTTCCCAGGAAACCTCCTCCTCAACCCCTTTGGCATCAGCATCACAAGCCAAAGCCTTAATCCAGGGCCCTTCCGTACGCCTAAAGCAGGGATAAGGACCTATCACTTCCGCACCACATTGGCCGAGTTCCAAGTCATAATGGGCAGGAAAAGAGGGAACGTGGAAAAGGGCTGGTTGGCCAAGCTGGGGCCAGACGGTGCAGCTTTCCTGCAGATCCCCGCCGACGAGATCCCTGCATATATGTCTGTGCATCGGCTCCTGAGGAAGCTGCTGAGTCGGTATCGGCTCCCAGTCGCAACCCGAGAAAACCCTGTTATCAATGACTGCTGCAGGGGGGCTATGCTTTCCCTGGCCACTGGCTTGGCCCATTCTGGAAGTGACCTCTCTCTGTTAGTGCCAGAAATTGAAGACATGTACAGCAGCCCCTATCTGCGCCCCTCGGAGTCTCCTATCACCGTTGAGGTCAACTGCAACAATCCAG GCACTAGATATTGCTGGATGAGCACCGGGCTCTACATTCCTGGAAGGCAGATTATAGAGGTCTCGCTGCCTGAAGCTGCTGCCTCTGCTGATCTGAAG ATACAGATCGGCTGCCACACGGATGACCTGACCAGAGCCAGCAAGCTGTTCCGAGGTCCGCTCGTGATTAACCGGTGCTGCTTGGACAAGCCCACCAAGTCCATTACCTGCCTCTGGGGCGGCCTTCTCTATATCATCGTGCCGCAGAGCAGCAAACTGGGCTCTGTGCCTATCACTGTTAAGGGGGCTGTGCATGCCCCATACTATAAGCTGG GGGAGACCTcccaggaggagtggaagaggcgCATCCAGGAGAATCCAGGTCCCTGGGGAGAGCTGGCTACGGACAACATCATCCTGACAGTGCCAACTGCCAACCTCCGAACGCTGGAGAACCCCGAGCCGCTGCTTCGCCTCTGGGACGAGGTGATGCAGGCTGTGGCACGGCTGGGGGCCGAGCCCTTCCCTCTGCGTCTGCCTCAGAGGATCGTTGCTGACGTGCAGATCTCAGTTG GCTGGATGCATGCGGGGTACCCCATCATGTGCCATCTGGAATCTGTGCAAGAGCTCATCAATGAGAAGCTGATCAGAACCAAGGGGCTGTGGGGACCCGTCCATGAGCTCGGCCGCAACCAGCAGCGGCAGGAGTGGGAGTTCCCCCCACACACCACCGAGGCCACCTGCAATCTGTGGTGTGTTTACGTGCATGAAACAGTCTTGGGCATCCCTCGAGGTCGCGCCAATATTGCTCTGTGGCCCCCAGTTCGGGAGAAGAGAGTCCGAATCTACCTGGGCAAGGGTCCCAATGTGAAAAACTGGAATGCGTGGACTGCCCTGGAAACGTATCTACAG ctACAGGAGGCCTTTGGTTGGGAGCCATTCATCCGTCTCTTCACTGAGTATAGGAACCAGACCAACTTGCCCACAGACAATGTGGACAAAATGAATCTGTGGGTGAAGATGTTCTCCCACCAAGTGCAGAAGAATCTGGCTCCGTTCTTTGAGGCCTGGGCCTGGCCTATCCAGAAGGAAGTGGCTACCAGCCTGGCCTATCTGCCtgaatggaaggaaaatattatgaaattatacCTCCTCACACAGAT gccccactgA
- the TCAF1 gene encoding TRPM8 channel-associated factor 1 isoform X2, with protein MATPSAAFEALMNGVTSWDVPEDAIPCELLLIGEASFPVMVNDMGQVLIAASSYGRGRLVVVSHEDYLVEAQLTTFLLNAVGWLCSSPGAPIGVHPSLAPLAKILEGSGVEAKIEPEVKDSLGVYCIDAYNETMTEKLVKFMKRGGGLLIGGQAWDWANQGDDERVLFTFPGNLVTSVAGVYFTDNKGDTSFFKVSKKMPKIPVLVSCEDDLSEDREELLHGISELDISNSDCFPSQLLVHGALAFPLGLDSYHGCVIAAARYGRGRVVVTGHKVLFTVGKLGPFLLNAVRWLDAGRRGKIVVQTELRTLSGLLAVGGIDTSIEPHLTSDASVYCFEPVSDVGVKELQEFVAEGGGLFVGAQAWWWAFKNPGVSPLARFPGNLLLNPFGISITSQSLNPGPFRTPKAGIRTYHFRTTLAEFQVIMGRKRGNVEKGWLAKLGPDGAAFLQIPADEIPAYMSVHRLLRKLLSRYRLPVATRENPVINDCCRGAMLSLATGLAHSGSDLSLLVPEIEDMYSSPYLRPSESPITVEVNCNNPGTRYCWMSTGLYIPGRQIIEVSLPEAAASADLKIQIGCHTDDLTRASKLFRGPLVINRCCLDKPTKSITCLWGGLLYIIVPQSSKLGSVPITVKGAVHAPYYKLGETSQEEWKRRIQENPGPWGELATDNIILTVPTANLRTLENPEPLLRLWDEVMQAVARLGAEPFPLRLPQRIVADVQISVGWMHAGYPIMCHLESVQELINEKLIRTKGLWGPVHELGRNQQRQEWEFPPHTTEATCNLWCVYVHETVLGIPRGRANIALWPPVREKRVRIYLGKGPNVKNWNAWTALETYLQLQEAFGWEPFIRLFTEYRNQTNLPTDNVDKMNLWVKMFSHQVQKNLAPFFEAWAWPIQKEVATSLAYLPEWKENIMKLYLLTQM; from the exons ATGGCGACTCCCTCTGCTGCCTTTGAGGCCCTTATGAATGGAGTGACAAGCTGGGATGTCCCTGAAGATGCCATCCCATGTGAATTGCTTCTAATTGGAGAGGCCTCCTTCCCAGTGATGGTGAATGACATGGGCCAGGTTCTCATTGCTGCCTCTTCCTATGGCCGAGGTCGCCTGGTGGTGGTGTCCCATGAGGACTACTTGGTAGAGGCCCAGCTCACTACCTTTCTCCTCAATGCAGTGGGTTGGCTCTGTTCTTCCCCTGGGGCTCCCATTGGTGTACACCCATCCCTGGCACCCCTGGCCAAAATCCTTGAGGGATCTGGGGTGGAGGCGAAGATTGAGCCAGAAGTGAAAGACTCCCTCGGGGTTTACTGCATTGATGCCTATAATGAAACCATGACGGAAAAGTTGGTCAAGTTTATGAAACGTGGAGGGGGCTTGCTCATTGGAGGCCAGGCCTGGGACTGGGCCAACCAGGGCGACGACGAAAGGGTGCTTTTCACATTCCCTGGCAACCTCGTGACCAGTGTGGCCGGCGTGTACTTCACCGACAACAAAGGGGACACAAGTTTCTTTAAAGTCTCCAAGAAGATGCCCAAGATCCCAGTCTTAGTTAG CTGTGAAGATGATCTCTCCGAGGACAGAGAGGAGCTCCTGCATGGGATTTCAGAGCTGGATATCAGCAACTCAGATTGCTTCCCCTCCCAGCTTCTTGTGCATGGGGCTCTAGCCTTTCCCCTGGGGTTAGATTCCTATCACGGCTGTGTCATAGCGGCTGCTCGCTATGGCCGGGGCCGGGTGGTTGTGACTGGCCACAAGGTATTATTCACCGTGGGAAAACTGGGCCCCTTTCTGCTCAATGCTGTTCGCTGGCTGGATGCAGGCCGCCGAGGCAAGATCGTGGTGCAGACGGAACTCAGGACACTGAGCGGCTTGCTCGCGGTCGGGGGCATAGACACCAGCATTGAGCCCCATCTGACCAGTGATGCAAGTGTCTATTGCTTTGAACCCGTGAGTGATGTGGGGGTCAAAGAGCTGCAGGAATTTGTAGCTGAGGGTGGGGGATTGTTTGTTGGAGCCCAGGCCTGGTGGTGGGCCTTCAAGAACCCTGGAGTGTCTCCTTTGGCTCGGTTCCCAGGAAACCTCCTCCTCAACCCCTTTGGCATCAGCATCACAAGCCAAAGCCTTAATCCAGGGCCCTTCCGTACGCCTAAAGCAGGGATAAGGACCTATCACTTCCGCACCACATTGGCCGAGTTCCAAGTCATAATGGGCAGGAAAAGAGGGAACGTGGAAAAGGGCTGGTTGGCCAAGCTGGGGCCAGACGGTGCAGCTTTCCTGCAGATCCCCGCCGACGAGATCCCTGCATATATGTCTGTGCATCGGCTCCTGAGGAAGCTGCTGAGTCGGTATCGGCTCCCAGTCGCAACCCGAGAAAACCCTGTTATCAATGACTGCTGCAGGGGGGCTATGCTTTCCCTGGCCACTGGCTTGGCCCATTCTGGAAGTGACCTCTCTCTGTTAGTGCCAGAAATTGAAGACATGTACAGCAGCCCCTATCTGCGCCCCTCGGAGTCTCCTATCACCGTTGAGGTCAACTGCAACAATCCAG GCACTAGATATTGCTGGATGAGCACCGGGCTCTACATTCCTGGAAGGCAGATTATAGAGGTCTCGCTGCCTGAAGCTGCTGCCTCTGCTGATCTGAAG ATACAGATCGGCTGCCACACGGATGACCTGACCAGAGCCAGCAAGCTGTTCCGAGGTCCGCTCGTGATTAACCGGTGCTGCTTGGACAAGCCCACCAAGTCCATTACCTGCCTCTGGGGCGGCCTTCTCTATATCATCGTGCCGCAGAGCAGCAAACTGGGCTCTGTGCCTATCACTGTTAAGGGGGCTGTGCATGCCCCATACTATAAGCTGG GGGAGACCTcccaggaggagtggaagaggcgCATCCAGGAGAATCCAGGTCCCTGGGGAGAGCTGGCTACGGACAACATCATCCTGACAGTGCCAACTGCCAACCTCCGAACGCTGGAGAACCCCGAGCCGCTGCTTCGCCTCTGGGACGAGGTGATGCAGGCTGTGGCACGGCTGGGGGCCGAGCCCTTCCCTCTGCGTCTGCCTCAGAGGATCGTTGCTGACGTGCAGATCTCAGTTG GCTGGATGCATGCGGGGTACCCCATCATGTGCCATCTGGAATCTGTGCAAGAGCTCATCAATGAGAAGCTGATCAGAACCAAGGGGCTGTGGGGACCCGTCCATGAGCTCGGCCGCAACCAGCAGCGGCAGGAGTGGGAGTTCCCCCCACACACCACCGAGGCCACCTGCAATCTGTGGTGTGTTTACGTGCATGAAACAGTCTTGGGCATCCCTCGAGGTCGCGCCAATATTGCTCTGTGGCCCCCAGTTCGGGAGAAGAGAGTCCGAATCTACCTGGGCAAGGGTCCCAATGTGAAAAACTGGAATGCGTGGACTGCCCTGGAAACGTATCTACAG ctACAGGAGGCCTTTGGTTGGGAGCCATTCATCCGTCTCTTCACTGAGTATAGGAACCAGACCAACTTGCCCACAGACAATGTGGACAAAATGAATCTGTGGGTGAAGATGTTCTCCCACCAAGTGCAGAAGAATCTGGCTCCGTTCTTTGAGGCCTGGGCCTGGCCTATCCAGAAGGAAGTGGCTACCAGCCTGGCCTATCTGCCtgaatggaaggaaaatattatgaaattatacCTCCTCACACAGATGTAA